The bacterium genome includes the window TTCAGAAGAAACTTCTATTGGCGATTATCCAGCGGAGGCTCTAAAAGAGATGGTTAAAGTGATTAAGGAGGTTGAGGAGGCTTATGATAATAACAGGTCAATTGGCCAAAAGCTTATTTCTGAAGTAGATGTTTTGGGTGAAGCAGCTTGTCGAATGGCTCAGGAGGCAAAAGCCCGTTATATTGTCTCTGTTACTAATTCAGGCCACACTGCCAGAATGATTGCTAAGCATAGACCAAAGACTCCTATTTTGGCTCTTACTCCTTACGAAACAGTGTGGAGACAGCTTAGTTTGGTGTGGGGAGTTACGCCTTTGCTTCTGCCAATGTTTCATACTACTGATGAGTTAATTTATCAAGCGACTAATTTGGTTAAAACTAAAAAATTAGTGAAACCTAAAGATAAGATAATAATCGTTGCTGGTCATCCAGCTGGCAAAAGAGGGCGGACTAATCTTTTGAAGCTTCAAATTGTATGAGAAACAAAATTATTTTTTGGTTTCCGGAAATTTCTCGTCGGGATATATCTTTGGTTGGGGGCAAAGGGGCAAATTTAGGAGAATTGAGTCGAGCCAACTTTCCTGTCCCTGAAGGTTTTTGTCTTTCCACTAAAGCTTACTTTGATTTTATTCGCCAGTATAAAATTGACGAAATTATTGAGGAAGAGCTGACAGCTCTTAATTATGAAGATAGTGAATTATTGCACAAAGCTTCTGCTGTTATCAAAGAAGCGATTTTAGATGCTCCTTTACCCAAGAAAATTGAGGAAGAAATTATCAAAGCTTATGAAAAAATAGACAATAGTTTTGTAGCCGTACGTTCTTCAGCTTCAGCTGAGGATTTGCCAGAAGCATCTTTTGCTGGTCAGCAAGCTACCTTTTTGAATGTTAAAGGAAAAGATAAGCTTCTTGAAGCTGTTAAAAAGAGTTGGGCTTCTCTTTTTGAGGCAAGGGCGATTTACTACCGCTTTGTAAATAATTTTGATCATCTTAAGGTTGGCCTCTCAGTAGTGGTACAGCGAATGATTCAATCTGAGGTTTCAGGAGTGATGTTTACTGTTGATCCTCTAACAAATAGAAAGGATCTAATTTATATTGAAGCAGCCTATGGTTTAGGAGAAGTAGTTGTTTCTGGTGCAGTTAGACCTGATCGTTATTGGGTTAAAAAACGTTCTTTTACTATCAGTAAAAAAGATATTTCGCGGCAAAATTGGATGCTGAAAAAGCAGGGTTTGGGGGACAGGCGGGTACCAGTAGCTTGTTCTTTGCAGAATCAACAAAAACTTGCTAATGAACTAATTATTCAGTTAGCCCGCTTGGGAAAAAAGATTGAAAAACATTATGGTGTGCCTCAGGATATTGAGTGGGCAATGGAGAAGGAGAAACTCTACATTGTTCAGGCTCGTCCTGTTACCACATTGGAAAGAGGGAAAAAACAAAAGGAGGTTAAGGCTAAACATATTTTACTTAAAGGTCAGGGTGCTTCCTCGGGCCAAGTTTCTGGCAAAGTGGTTATTATCTCTTCACCAAAAGAGCTGAATAAGGTCAAGAAAGGGGATATTTTGGTGGCAAAAATGACTAATCCCAGTTATGTGCCAGCAATGAGAAAAGCTGCCGGTATTATTACTGATGAGGGTGGAGCAACCTCCCATGCCGCTATTGTTAGTCGGGAGTTAGGTATTGCTTGTGTGGTGGGCACAGAAAAAGCTACAAAAGTGCTTAAAAACAATGAGTTGGTTACTGTTGATGGAGAAAGGGGGTTGGTTTATGCCGGTGATGCTGTAATTAACAAAGAAGTTTCGGTAATAAGCCACAAAAAACTCCCTAAAACAAAAACTAAAATTTATGTCAATTTGGGCGAAGTGGCAGCTGCCAAAAAAGTGGCTAAACTTTCTGTTGATGGGGTCGGGCTTTTGCGGGCTGAGTTTATGATTGCTGAAATTGGAGTTCACCCCCGTTATATGTGGGAAAAGGGGGAAAGTGGGAAATTTGTTAAGCGTTTAACTGAAGGAATCAGGGTTTTTGCTCAAGCTTTTAACCCCCGGCCAGTGATTTATAGAGCGACAGATTTTAAAACCAATGAATATCGCAATTTAAAAGGGGGGGAGAAGTATGAAAAAACAGAATCTAACCCAATGCTTGGGTATCGAGGGGCAATGCGCTATATTCAAGAGCCGGATCTTTTTGGGTTAGAGCTGGAAGCTTTAAAGAGGGTTCGCCGTCGCTACAAAAATGTTTGGTTAATGATTCCTTTTGTGCGCACTGTTGATGAGATGAAAAAAGTTTTGTTTTTGCTCAAAAAAGCAGGTTTAAAACGCAGCCAAAGTTTTAAGGTTTTGGCTATGTGCGAGGTTCCTTCTACC containing:
- the ppsA gene encoding phosphoenolpyruvate synthase, which translates into the protein MRNKIIFWFPEISRRDISLVGGKGANLGELSRANFPVPEGFCLSTKAYFDFIRQYKIDEIIEEELTALNYEDSELLHKASAVIKEAILDAPLPKKIEEEIIKAYEKIDNSFVAVRSSASAEDLPEASFAGQQATFLNVKGKDKLLEAVKKSWASLFEARAIYYRFVNNFDHLKVGLSVVVQRMIQSEVSGVMFTVDPLTNRKDLIYIEAAYGLGEVVVSGAVRPDRYWVKKRSFTISKKDISRQNWMLKKQGLGDRRVPVACSLQNQQKLANELIIQLARLGKKIEKHYGVPQDIEWAMEKEKLYIVQARPVTTLERGKKQKEVKAKHILLKGQGASSGQVSGKVVIISSPKELNKVKKGDILVAKMTNPSYVPAMRKAAGIITDEGGATSHAAIVSRELGIACVVGTEKATKVLKNNELVTVDGERGLVYAGDAVINKEVSVISHKKLPKTKTKIYVNLGEVAAAKKVAKLSVDGVGLLRAEFMIAEIGVHPRYMWEKGESGKFVKRLTEGIRVFAQAFNPRPVIYRATDFKTNEYRNLKGGEKYEKTESNPMLGYRGAMRYIQEPDLFGLELEALKRVRRRYKNVWLMIPFVRTVDEMKKVLFLLKKAGLKRSQSFKVLAMCEVPSTVILADKFMETGIDGFSIGSNDLTQLLLGLDRDNERLSFEFDERDPAVIWAIRRIIRLTHRKKGLVSICGQAPSRYPEYVRFLVKEKIDSISVNPDAVEKTKKMVAEIEKELKISK